In the genome of Acidovorax sp. 69, the window TCTGCGTTCCATCTGCCGTTTCTGGTGCCCTCCAAGGAGGGGCACTCGATGGGATGGATCACCACCGTTTCTCCGAGGCGGTGCCGAGGGCTGTGCCAGCGCGTAGCCTGGCCGACCCACGGGGTGCGTGAGGTCGGCAAGGTTCGATTGTCATCGTGGACTGGCCGATCACAGGGCTATGCACCATTGCCAACGTTCGCAACAATACCCCTGCAATGTCCACTGGCACATTCTTCACCACCTCTGCCGCTTTCCGCGACTGGCTGCAAGCCCATGCTGCAGGCTCCGAGGAGCTGCTCGTCGGTTTCCACAAGGTGGGCTCCGGCTGTCCCAGCATGACCTGGTCCGAGTCGGTGGACGAGGCCCTGTGTTTTGGCTGGATCGACGGCGTGAGGCGTCGCATTGACGATCACACGTACTCCATCCGCTTTACCCCACGCAAGCAGTCGTCCATCTGGAGTGCCGTGAACATCGCCAAGATGGCGCAGTTGCACGCTGCGGGACGCGTGACGCCCGCTGGGCTGGAGGCGTTTGCCCACCGCAAGGCCGACAAGTCTGCGATTTACTCCCACGAGCAGGCAGCTGCCGCTGAGTTGCCTGCGGCGCAGCTGCGTGAGTTTCAGCGGCACAAGAAGGCATGGCGGTTTTTTGAGGCCACACCGCCCGGCTACCGCAAGGCCATGCTGCATTGGGTGACATCGGCCAAGCGGCCCCCGACGCGGGAGACCCGCTTTGCGCAACTGCTGGCGGCCTGCGCGG includes:
- a CDS encoding YdeI family protein; translation: MSTGTFFTTSAAFRDWLQAHAAGSEELLVGFHKVGSGCPSMTWSESVDEALCFGWIDGVRRRIDDHTYSIRFTPRKQSSIWSAVNIAKMAQLHAAGRVTPAGLEAFAHRKADKSAIYSHEQAAAAELPAAQLREFQRHKKAWRFFEATPPGYRKAMLHWVTSAKRPPTRETRFAQLLAACAAGERVDLWAKRPPALAP